One Mycolicibacterium fluoranthenivorans DNA segment encodes these proteins:
- a CDS encoding very short patch repair endonuclease, with protein sequence MTRDPAMTSRIMAAVRNANTRPEMLLRRELHSRGLRYRLTSTLTGRPDIVFGPARVACFVDGDRWHGNGWKVRGFTSFEDEFEHANSDFWKEKIRRNIERDREVDERLAATGWRVIRIWASDIEKDVSGAADRVEAVVRSQTTGEAV encoded by the coding sequence ATGACGCGCGATCCGGCAATGACCTCACGGATTATGGCCGCCGTCAGGAATGCCAATACTCGGCCGGAAATGTTGCTGCGGCGCGAACTTCATAGCCGCGGCCTCCGTTACAGACTAACCTCCACTCTCACCGGAAGGCCCGACATCGTTTTCGGACCTGCTCGTGTTGCGTGCTTCGTTGACGGTGACCGTTGGCATGGCAATGGCTGGAAAGTCCGTGGATTCACTTCGTTCGAAGATGAGTTTGAGCACGCGAATTCCGACTTCTGGAAGGAGAAGATCCGGCGGAACATCGAACGAGACCGCGAAGTGGATGAGCGTTTAGCGGCGACCGGATGGCGCGTGATCCGTATCTGGGCATCTGACATCGAGAAGGATGTCAGTGGGGCGGCGGATCGCGTTGAAGCTGTGGTCCGCAGCCAGACGACGGGCGAGGCTGTATGA
- a CDS encoding excisionase family DNA-binding protein has product MSTDSAEIVNPVPADADGLADVLSFMEAHEARHGISPEPAFFLSGAGEHDRVELTEQLYEVLKRVAHALSHGQSISILTRDREISTQQAAEILGLSRPTVVRLIEDGELDAHVPGTVRRKLRLADVLAYREELHARRNRFIAESSEEFADADADEVAELLAEAKRKR; this is encoded by the coding sequence ATGAGCACCGACTCCGCGGAGATTGTTAACCCGGTTCCGGCCGATGCCGATGGGCTTGCCGACGTCCTCAGCTTCATGGAGGCGCACGAGGCCCGTCACGGGATCTCTCCTGAGCCTGCCTTCTTCCTTTCCGGCGCGGGCGAACACGACCGTGTCGAACTGACAGAGCAGCTTTACGAAGTCCTCAAGCGTGTCGCCCACGCCCTCAGCCACGGCCAGTCAATCAGCATCCTGACTCGCGACCGAGAAATCTCCACGCAGCAGGCCGCCGAGATTCTCGGCCTGAGCCGCCCCACGGTGGTTCGCCTTATCGAGGACGGCGAGTTAGACGCCCACGTGCCCGGCACGGTGCGACGCAAGCTGCGGCTTGCCGATGTCCTCGCCTACCGCGAGGAGCTTCACGCCCGGCGCAACCGGTTCATCGCCGAGAGCTCGGAGGAGTTCGCGGACGCTGACGCCGATGAGGTCGCCGAATTACTCGCCGAGGCGAAACGCAAGCGTTGA
- a CDS encoding DUF3644 domain-containing protein, whose translation MARPQRWELLLRASQQEALLAVSLFNDPGRERALEGFIIHMHIAWTYAFQAKWLRAGRDYHVLLSEQPRRYKYINGERMSQSVEWFVKQEFADSAAVRANLEFFIELRNKIEHRHTGSDEALRTVVNGECHAMLLNYEAFITEFAGAKHSLAHRLHFPVFIGGFTDQGKADLLKLTKTLPADLRRFLAEYDAGLGDEVSRDPRYCMRLTVLLESGNRKGDLSLQFVNQRDLTPEQQRAAEEIAANGGLVITKTRTQVVTNADKFKPGQVAERVESAIPFRFKPSHEMAHFWRKHNVRPPKKDPNPKNTRAEWCVYDTAHSDYLYTEACVNWLIKKCANESGFREATGLEPRRKPAPRSTASAQFDDDGGTSG comes from the coding sequence ATGGCGAGACCTCAGCGGTGGGAGCTGCTCCTGCGGGCGTCGCAGCAGGAGGCCCTGCTTGCAGTTTCGCTGTTCAACGACCCCGGCCGCGAGCGGGCGCTCGAGGGCTTCATCATCCATATGCACATCGCGTGGACTTACGCGTTTCAGGCGAAGTGGCTCCGTGCGGGAAGGGACTACCACGTTCTGCTCAGCGAGCAGCCCCGCAGGTACAAGTACATCAACGGCGAGCGCATGTCCCAATCCGTGGAGTGGTTCGTCAAGCAGGAGTTTGCCGACAGCGCCGCTGTCCGTGCCAACCTGGAGTTCTTCATAGAGCTGCGGAACAAGATTGAGCACCGTCACACGGGAAGCGACGAAGCGCTGCGCACGGTGGTCAACGGCGAGTGCCATGCGATGTTGCTCAACTACGAGGCTTTCATCACCGAGTTCGCCGGGGCCAAGCACTCACTCGCCCACCGGCTGCACTTCCCCGTGTTCATCGGTGGGTTCACCGACCAGGGAAAGGCGGATCTGCTGAAGCTCACGAAGACTCTGCCCGCAGACCTGCGGCGATTCCTCGCCGAGTACGACGCAGGACTCGGTGACGAAGTGTCGCGTGATCCCCGGTACTGCATGCGGCTGACCGTCCTGCTGGAGAGCGGTAACCGAAAGGGCGACCTCTCCCTGCAGTTCGTCAACCAGCGCGATCTCACCCCGGAACAGCAGCGCGCCGCCGAGGAGATCGCCGCCAACGGCGGTCTCGTCATCACAAAGACCAGGACCCAAGTCGTCACGAACGCCGACAAGTTCAAACCGGGGCAGGTTGCAGAGCGAGTCGAATCCGCGATCCCGTTCCGATTCAAACCCTCACACGAGATGGCGCACTTCTGGCGGAAGCACAACGTCAGGCCGCCCAAGAAGGACCCGAACCCGAAGAACACCAGAGCCGAGTGGTGCGTCTACGACACTGCCCACAGCGACTATCTCTATACCGAGGCGTGCGTCAACTGGCTGATCAAGAAGTGCGCAAATGAGAGTGGATTCCGCGAGGCGACCGGGCTAGAGCCCAGGCGCAAACCCGCGCCGCGTTCCACCGCCTCCGCTCAATTCGACGATGACGGCGGCACGAGCGGGTAG
- a CDS encoding DNA cytosine methyltransferase — protein MTGSLTSVELFAGGGGMALGTRQAGFQHLALVEWFKPAAAILRHNARLQPDLWREELVHEVDVRRWLKRPTIETSDVDLVAGGPPCQPFSLAGVHAGDEDDRNMFPAALDAVRKFQPKFVIFENVPGLTRPSFAPYFAYIKRQLEKPTVVAKDGELWTDHDGRIQRARPRSLRYVVREHLLDAADFGLPQARRRVFLIAIRDDLPGAETFPENIDGDHSRDALLYDQWVTGDYWADHKLAMPEQPEGLEFRLGQLKERGRPDKGRWQTIRDAVRGLPEPLNGIEAIGVSNHRGVPGARVYPKHSGSPFDWPAKTIKAGVHGVSGGEAMIRFDDGRVRYLTVREAARIQGFPDSYEFPVPRSRGMGAIGNAVASPIARMLAERLRATASEDAAGSA, from the coding sequence ATGACTGGCTCGCTCACGTCCGTCGAACTCTTCGCAGGTGGCGGTGGTATGGCGCTCGGTACACGCCAAGCTGGGTTTCAACACCTTGCCCTAGTGGAGTGGTTCAAGCCTGCGGCAGCAATATTGCGTCACAACGCCCGACTTCAGCCGGATCTGTGGCGTGAAGAGCTCGTACATGAAGTGGATGTCAGGCGATGGCTAAAACGGCCGACCATTGAGACTAGCGATGTCGATTTAGTCGCAGGTGGCCCACCGTGCCAACCTTTTTCACTCGCAGGCGTTCACGCAGGTGACGAAGACGATCGCAACATGTTTCCAGCAGCGCTCGATGCGGTTCGGAAATTCCAGCCGAAGTTTGTCATTTTCGAGAACGTTCCGGGCTTGACGCGTCCGTCTTTCGCTCCGTACTTCGCATACATCAAGCGTCAACTCGAAAAGCCGACTGTAGTAGCGAAAGACGGGGAGCTCTGGACTGACCATGACGGCCGCATTCAAAGGGCACGTCCTCGTTCTCTGCGCTACGTCGTACGTGAGCATCTCCTTGACGCCGCCGACTTCGGATTGCCACAAGCCCGTCGACGTGTGTTCCTGATCGCGATACGCGATGACTTGCCGGGCGCCGAGACATTTCCGGAGAACATTGACGGCGACCATTCGCGTGATGCACTCCTCTACGACCAGTGGGTGACCGGCGACTACTGGGCTGATCACAAATTGGCGATGCCTGAGCAGCCTGAAGGTTTGGAGTTTCGACTTGGCCAGTTGAAGGAACGCGGACGGCCCGACAAAGGCCGCTGGCAGACGATCCGAGATGCGGTCCGCGGACTGCCTGAACCGCTGAATGGTATTGAGGCCATCGGTGTTTCAAATCACCGCGGTGTACCAGGAGCTCGAGTCTATCCAAAGCATTCTGGCAGTCCATTCGACTGGCCCGCAAAGACTATCAAAGCCGGCGTTCACGGAGTGAGCGGAGGCGAAGCGATGATCCGTTTCGACGATGGCCGCGTTCGCTACCTCACTGTACGAGAAGCCGCTCGAATCCAGGGCTTCCCGGATAGTTACGAGTTTCCCGTACCAAGGTCACGCGGGATGGGAGCCATCGGGAATGCCGTAGCTTCCCCTATCGCGCGCATGCTGGCAGAACGGCTTAGGGCCACGGCCTCGGAGGATGCTGCGGGTAGCGCGTAG
- a CDS encoding PIN domain-containing protein: protein MYRAVLDTCALVPSLQRDFLLQLATEEAYAPVWGSGILFELDYVLAGLHDKRGITDSASRRKHLFDQLKQAFPGSEVQAPKDREYSYGLNDPDDGHVAHAAIIGKADAIVTDDRRAGFSTARVLVEADVETVHPHRFAANTVSAHPHAGVRALREMSNRRANPSQTPEQILELLATRHNMTEVAEILLPLLADEARPPG from the coding sequence GTGTATCGCGCTGTCCTCGACACCTGTGCCCTTGTGCCGAGCCTTCAGCGCGACTTCCTACTGCAGCTGGCGACCGAGGAGGCCTACGCGCCGGTGTGGGGGTCTGGGATTCTCTTCGAGCTGGACTACGTACTCGCCGGGCTGCACGACAAGCGCGGGATCACCGATAGCGCCAGCCGCCGAAAGCACCTTTTCGATCAGCTGAAGCAGGCTTTTCCTGGCTCGGAGGTCCAAGCCCCCAAAGACCGGGAGTACAGCTACGGACTCAACGATCCCGATGACGGCCACGTTGCACACGCCGCGATCATCGGCAAAGCCGACGCCATCGTCACTGACGATCGCCGGGCCGGGTTCAGTACAGCACGCGTGCTCGTGGAGGCCGATGTCGAGACCGTGCACCCCCATCGGTTCGCCGCCAACACAGTGTCGGCGCACCCGCATGCGGGAGTCCGCGCGTTACGAGAGATGTCGAATCGCCGGGCCAATCCGTCGCAGACGCCGGAGCAGATCCTTGAGCTCCTGGCGACACGGCACAACATGACGGAGGTCGCCGAGATCTTGCTGCCGCTGCTGGCCGACGAAGCTCGGCCGCCCGGCTGA
- a CDS encoding ATP-binding protein → MVDEQVTISDESIDVTPHPRLLAVLGDIEFAPWQCLAELIDNAFDDFLTAPPDDVTPTVAITLPSRTSDHRDAQVWINDNGRGMSREHLNNALSAGWSSNARYGKLGLFGMGFNIATARLGNTTTIRTTRAGDPEWITVTIDLREMASQDNFIVPVIHEPKDDPAEHGTHIIVSDLKQEQHDLLSRQQNKIRDLLGDVYSYLLRERQFSLLVDGKAVQPLMPCIWGSDRFVVQRGEKYQAYVPINKQMPPLMACQSCGRWQDLASRECEECGSSDLEERERRITGWLGIQRYSHKSDFGIDFLRNGRKILLRDVSLFSWEDPNEPGARPEVEYPIEVPPEGRIVGEIHIDHVRVNYQKNAFERNTIEWKHVVRTLRGEGPLRPNIARAAGYSPNESPIGRLFTGYRRMDPGLKCLVPGDGSHAIHEKAREWAKLFRKGDPEYQDDHIWYEAAAQHDEPKVVVPDQANDTDEGSDTDARSRLDIPDPTDSQPQPGDPTPPRETEDQKQDRYRDSGSVLHDISGEYSLPGFGSSLKVTVYALNGTEVADTNGERVPVYVQQQRGTDVDVFVDFDHALFTEFGGDPREYAVLGIAEHIRDRRGSHQNLASIAADLMAKCLPDLRLTPSALGARAHSLLDRVRLAMRPVIAGNSEGFWSYVVETEQAAAEQRFAQEGLDGDWQQVRESGDWIRYASSAALSRLIQQRPGEFLDAKVFRASYSSFTDNHARALTVNRLIGYLNDVGQLAEHQTRRRPDELNRGKLSCRLLGDELVDTGDAPDD, encoded by the coding sequence ATGGTCGATGAGCAGGTCACCATCAGCGACGAGAGTATCGATGTCACTCCGCACCCGCGGTTGCTTGCTGTCCTTGGAGACATCGAATTTGCCCCTTGGCAGTGTCTTGCTGAACTTATCGACAACGCCTTTGACGACTTCCTGACCGCGCCACCTGACGATGTCACTCCCACGGTCGCTATAACGCTCCCGAGCAGGACCTCCGACCACCGCGACGCCCAGGTCTGGATCAACGACAACGGGCGCGGCATGAGTCGCGAACATCTCAACAATGCGCTATCGGCCGGTTGGTCCAGCAATGCCCGCTACGGAAAGCTCGGCCTCTTCGGCATGGGATTCAATATCGCCACCGCCCGTCTTGGAAATACGACGACAATCCGCACAACGCGCGCCGGAGATCCTGAATGGATCACGGTGACAATCGATCTACGGGAGATGGCTTCCCAAGACAACTTTATCGTCCCAGTGATCCACGAGCCGAAGGATGACCCCGCCGAGCACGGAACGCACATCATTGTCAGCGACCTCAAACAGGAGCAGCACGACCTTCTTTCCCGCCAGCAGAACAAGATTCGCGACCTGCTAGGTGACGTCTACTCCTATCTGCTCCGTGAACGACAATTCTCATTACTCGTCGATGGGAAGGCCGTCCAGCCGTTGATGCCGTGCATCTGGGGGTCGGATCGGTTCGTCGTGCAGCGTGGCGAAAAGTACCAGGCATATGTGCCGATCAACAAGCAGATGCCGCCACTGATGGCCTGCCAATCGTGCGGCCGTTGGCAGGATCTCGCGTCTCGTGAGTGTGAGGAGTGCGGTAGTAGTGATCTCGAAGAGCGAGAACGTCGCATAACGGGATGGCTTGGAATTCAACGTTATTCGCATAAATCAGACTTCGGCATCGACTTCCTCCGAAACGGTCGCAAGATTCTGCTGCGCGACGTGAGTCTATTCTCATGGGAGGACCCCAACGAGCCTGGGGCAAGGCCAGAGGTCGAGTATCCGATCGAAGTTCCCCCAGAGGGTCGGATTGTGGGTGAGATCCACATCGACCACGTTCGGGTGAACTATCAGAAGAATGCGTTTGAGCGCAACACTATTGAGTGGAAGCATGTCGTCCGCACTCTCCGTGGCGAAGGTCCGTTGCGACCGAACATTGCCCGCGCGGCTGGGTATTCGCCGAATGAGTCGCCGATCGGACGCCTCTTCACTGGTTATCGCCGTATGGATCCTGGATTGAAGTGCCTTGTGCCTGGAGACGGATCCCATGCGATCCACGAGAAGGCAAGGGAATGGGCCAAGCTCTTCCGCAAAGGTGATCCCGAATATCAGGACGATCATATCTGGTACGAGGCAGCCGCCCAGCATGATGAACCAAAGGTGGTCGTCCCAGATCAGGCAAACGACACCGACGAAGGCAGCGATACCGACGCTCGTTCCCGACTCGACATTCCTGACCCGACCGACTCGCAACCGCAACCCGGCGACCCAACTCCACCCCGTGAAACAGAGGATCAGAAGCAGGATCGCTACCGCGACTCTGGATCGGTGCTTCACGACATCTCAGGTGAATACTCTTTGCCGGGCTTTGGGAGCTCATTGAAAGTCACTGTGTATGCGCTCAATGGCACGGAGGTCGCGGATACCAACGGCGAGCGGGTTCCGGTCTATGTCCAGCAACAGCGTGGAACCGATGTCGATGTATTCGTGGACTTCGACCATGCACTGTTCACAGAGTTCGGCGGCGACCCTCGCGAGTACGCTGTGCTCGGGATCGCCGAGCACATCCGGGACCGCCGAGGCAGCCATCAGAACCTCGCATCAATTGCCGCGGATCTAATGGCCAAGTGTCTGCCCGACTTGAGGCTGACACCGAGTGCTCTCGGTGCGCGAGCGCATTCACTGCTGGACCGCGTGCGGCTCGCGATGCGGCCTGTGATCGCTGGAAACTCCGAGGGTTTCTGGTCCTATGTAGTCGAGACCGAGCAGGCCGCCGCCGAACAGCGCTTCGCGCAGGAAGGACTCGACGGCGATTGGCAGCAGGTTCGAGAGAGCGGGGACTGGATTCGCTACGCTTCGTCGGCGGCACTATCGCGGCTGATCCAGCAGCGCCCTGGAGAGTTTCTCGACGCCAAGGTTTTTCGTGCTTCCTACTCCAGCTTCACCGACAATCACGCACGCGCACTGACGGTCAATCGCCTAATCGGATATCTGAATGACGTCGGACAGTTAGCCGAACACCAAACACGCCGGCGCCCTGATGAGTTGAACCGAGGAAAGTTAAGTTGTCGGCTTCTTGGTGACGAACTCGTAGACACCGGAGACGCTCCCGATGACTGA
- a CDS encoding DEAD/DEAH box helicase family protein, whose product MTESFVDPQQLIIGGERRFAVQVERLLGLLRYTDIVNIDGSGDVGGDLLGTIAGQQWVFQAKWQKKGSVPANAVDEVSAAMDHYRADRGVVVTNVRPSRDAISRAQVLARTGQRIDFWNGVDLQQLWEQAPCHPARIRLRSYQSDAVAALVDDLDTEGRALLVLATGLGKTVVGGEVIAHHLSLDSEADILVVAHTKDLVAQLERAMWRHLPKTVKTQVLTGDEKPKDLRGVTFATVASALNVALAGYRPSLVMIDETHHVGEDGQYGRLLGELSEVSQFGVTATPWRGDSYDIENHFGAASYKLGIGDGMRLGYLAQVDYRLFLDNIDWEVVKDVSHRSYSMKELNTRLFLPQRDEAIVDELAEAWRSTLDPRAIVFCQTKEHAERMAELLRRSPEWRRAQAVHDGLKIRERQLRLLDFRSGRVPILTAVDILNEGVDVPDVNIICFARVTHSRRIFVQQLGRGLRLREGKHKVIALDFVSDLRRVAALLNLRRQTNAEEIEVISHVPQPHITFSNAKVESLLEQWILDAADLETANDDVRLQFIDPDLPAS is encoded by the coding sequence ATGACTGAGAGCTTTGTTGATCCGCAGCAGCTCATCATTGGCGGTGAGCGGCGGTTTGCTGTGCAAGTTGAGCGTCTACTGGGTCTCCTTCGCTATACCGACATCGTCAACATCGATGGGTCGGGTGACGTCGGCGGTGATCTGTTGGGAACGATCGCCGGTCAGCAGTGGGTATTTCAGGCGAAGTGGCAGAAGAAAGGGAGCGTACCCGCTAATGCCGTTGACGAAGTGTCCGCGGCAATGGATCACTACCGCGCCGACCGGGGCGTAGTCGTCACCAATGTTCGGCCGAGCCGAGATGCGATTTCTCGGGCGCAAGTGCTGGCTCGTACTGGCCAACGCATCGACTTCTGGAATGGGGTCGATCTTCAACAACTTTGGGAGCAGGCCCCGTGCCATCCTGCGCGAATTCGGCTGCGCAGCTACCAAAGCGATGCGGTTGCCGCGCTAGTCGATGACCTGGACACCGAAGGCCGGGCGTTGTTGGTTCTCGCGACTGGTCTGGGTAAGACCGTGGTGGGGGGCGAGGTGATTGCGCACCACCTGTCTCTCGATTCAGAGGCCGATATCCTCGTGGTCGCACACACGAAGGATCTTGTGGCGCAACTTGAGCGCGCAATGTGGCGTCACCTTCCGAAGACCGTCAAGACGCAGGTGCTGACTGGGGACGAGAAGCCGAAAGACCTTCGGGGCGTGACTTTTGCAACCGTCGCGAGCGCACTCAACGTTGCGCTAGCCGGCTACCGGCCATCGCTTGTAATGATCGACGAAACGCACCATGTCGGAGAAGACGGACAGTATGGGAGATTGCTCGGTGAACTGTCTGAGGTCAGCCAGTTCGGCGTGACTGCCACACCGTGGCGGGGTGACAGCTACGACATTGAGAATCACTTTGGCGCAGCTTCCTACAAGCTAGGCATCGGTGATGGTATGCGACTGGGTTATCTCGCTCAGGTCGACTACCGGTTGTTCTTGGACAACATTGATTGGGAAGTCGTCAAAGATGTCTCACACCGTTCGTACTCTATGAAGGAATTGAACACCAGACTCTTCCTTCCGCAGCGTGACGAAGCGATTGTCGATGAGCTAGCGGAGGCCTGGCGTTCTACGCTCGACCCACGCGCGATCGTCTTTTGCCAGACAAAGGAACATGCGGAGCGCATGGCCGAACTTCTTCGTCGGAGCCCGGAATGGAGAAGAGCGCAAGCCGTTCATGATGGTCTAAAGATTCGTGAGCGCCAGCTACGACTTCTTGACTTTCGTTCTGGACGCGTACCGATTCTGACGGCTGTCGACATCCTGAATGAAGGAGTCGATGTGCCAGATGTCAACATCATCTGCTTTGCCCGTGTTACGCATAGCCGCCGGATTTTCGTCCAACAGTTGGGTCGCGGACTTCGACTCCGTGAGGGCAAACATAAAGTAATCGCACTCGATTTCGTCAGTGACCTTCGACGAGTCGCGGCACTCCTAAACCTTCGTCGCCAAACTAACGCCGAGGAGATTGAAGTCATTTCTCACGTTCCTCAGCCACACATCACTTTCAGCAACGCCAAAGTGGAGTCACTCTTAGAGCAGTGGATACTAGACGCAGCTGACTTGGAGACCGCCAATGATGATGTGCGACTGCAGTTTATCGACCCGGACTTGCCAGCCTCATGA